A single window of Sneathiella limimaris DNA harbors:
- a CDS encoding adenylate/guanylate cyclase domain-containing protein — translation MTSTNEEIEPKRNKRFRVRAETVRLYSGLTLMLFLITHLLNHSLGLISLEALEAGRYVFTIIWRSVPGTIVLLSAIILHLLLTTQRLLMHRSFRRIPPKEILQIILGLAIPPLMVGHIIGTRIAHEMFGIIDSYSYVLYSIWIASPIESLLQTTGLLVAWIHGCLGIHFWLRLKPWYENASPYLYTAAIILPLLALCGLLVGANMVEVYARDVIWRQTLFDSLGLTQEDIDWAISLRLAGLKTMIGILAVLLLSRIFWFLHFRKERMITVTYPNGKKVSAPPGTTVLEISQLGGVPHASVCGGRGRCSTCRIRISAGLDNLDPPSDEELSVLKRVGAIEGTRLACQVPAMTDLTVTPLLSDRVNHRSSFSKPKYLQGGEKEIAILFADLRAFTKFSEAKLPYDVVFIINQYFRHMGEAIETAGGHLDKFIGDGVMALFGLEDTTEVAARKALKAAKEMALALEALNEDLQSDLKEPLKIGIGIHMGQTIIGEMGYGRATSVTAIGDAVNTASRLEAMNKDFKSELIFSDRVAREAGYTSQSRTEEVLVRGRNEPLNIHIISDAKTLEIND, via the coding sequence ATGACATCAACCAACGAAGAGATAGAACCTAAACGTAACAAGCGTTTTCGGGTGAGGGCAGAGACCGTTCGATTATATAGCGGTCTGACCCTGATGCTGTTCCTAATTACGCATCTTTTGAACCACTCACTTGGGCTCATATCTCTGGAAGCTTTGGAAGCTGGTCGCTATGTCTTCACAATCATCTGGAGAAGCGTTCCTGGAACCATTGTTTTACTGAGTGCCATAATCCTGCATCTGCTGCTTACGACACAACGGTTATTGATGCATCGATCCTTCAGACGGATCCCCCCAAAGGAAATCCTCCAGATTATACTGGGACTGGCCATCCCACCTCTTATGGTTGGCCATATCATTGGTACCCGCATCGCGCACGAGATGTTTGGGATCATTGATAGCTATTCTTATGTCCTTTATTCGATCTGGATCGCATCCCCGATCGAGTCGCTTCTTCAAACAACTGGCCTGTTAGTTGCCTGGATCCATGGCTGTCTCGGAATTCATTTTTGGTTGCGCCTGAAACCCTGGTACGAAAACGCCAGTCCTTATCTCTATACCGCAGCCATCATTTTACCGCTGCTCGCCTTATGTGGGCTCCTCGTTGGAGCCAATATGGTGGAGGTCTACGCACGAGATGTAATCTGGCGCCAAACCCTTTTTGACAGCCTCGGCCTTACTCAAGAAGATATCGACTGGGCAATTTCCCTCCGCCTTGCTGGCTTGAAAACCATGATTGGCATCCTTGCAGTCCTGTTGCTGAGCCGCATTTTCTGGTTCCTCCATTTCCGAAAAGAGCGGATGATCACTGTTACCTATCCCAATGGTAAGAAAGTCTCAGCCCCACCCGGGACTACAGTGCTTGAAATCAGCCAATTGGGAGGTGTTCCGCATGCGTCCGTTTGTGGGGGGCGCGGACGCTGCTCGACTTGTCGAATTCGGATCAGCGCTGGCCTTGATAACCTTGACCCCCCGAGTGACGAAGAGTTATCCGTTCTGAAACGGGTTGGAGCAATTGAGGGAACCCGTCTTGCCTGTCAGGTACCGGCAATGACAGATTTAACAGTTACGCCTCTGCTGAGTGATCGCGTAAATCACCGATCTTCCTTCTCCAAACCAAAATACTTGCAAGGCGGGGAGAAAGAGATCGCAATCCTGTTCGCTGATCTTCGGGCCTTTACCAAGTTCTCTGAAGCCAAACTTCCCTATGATGTGGTTTTCATTATCAACCAGTATTTCAGACATATGGGCGAGGCTATCGAAACGGCCGGTGGCCATTTAGACAAGTTCATTGGTGATGGAGTAATGGCCCTGTTTGGTTTGGAAGATACAACTGAAGTAGCCGCCCGAAAGGCACTGAAAGCGGCAAAGGAAATGGCACTTGCCCTTGAAGCCTTGAACGAGGATTTACAATCCGACCTGAAAGAGCCGTTAAAAATTGGGATCGGGATCCATATGGGCCAAACCATTATTGGAGAAATGGGATACGGCAGGGCAACTTCCGTGACCGCTATTGGCGATGCCGTGAATACAGCCAGTCGCCTGGAAGCGATGAACAAAGACTTTAAAAGTGAACTGATTTTCTCGGATCGGGTCGCCCGGGAAGCCGGATATACCAGTCAATCGCGGACGGAAGAGGTTTTGGTCAGGGGCCGAAATGAACCCCTGAACATTCATATTATTTCAGATGCTAAAACCTTGGAAATTAACGACTAA
- a CDS encoding adenosine kinase: MTETKFDTTCIGNAIVDVISKVEDSFLETEGLVKNSMNLIDEDRAEDLYGKMGSAVEISGGSAGNTAAGVASLGGRSNYIGKVKNDQLGDIFTHDIRAMGVNFETQKSDQGAATARSFILVTPDAHRTMNTYLGACVELGPDDINPDDIAASAVTYMEGYLWDPEGGKAAFRKAAQIAHEADQRVSLTLSDSFCVDRYREEFKSFIIDGVDILFANEDEIKSLFQTDDLQVAIDAIRPHVEIACVTRSAEGSLILQADESIEIAADRSIEVVDTTGAGDLYASGFLYGFTNGFSLAESGAIASLAAAEVISHVGARPATNLKELVQSRLK; this comes from the coding sequence ATGACTGAGACCAAATTCGACACCACTTGTATCGGCAATGCAATTGTTGACGTGATCAGCAAGGTGGAAGACAGCTTCCTTGAGACTGAAGGCTTGGTTAAGAACTCCATGAACTTGATCGATGAAGATCGCGCAGAGGATCTTTATGGGAAAATGGGGTCAGCTGTTGAAATCTCTGGAGGTTCCGCTGGAAACACTGCAGCAGGTGTCGCATCCCTTGGTGGACGCAGCAACTATATCGGAAAAGTCAAAAACGATCAGCTCGGCGACATCTTTACCCACGATATTCGGGCTATGGGCGTGAATTTTGAGACGCAAAAAAGTGATCAAGGTGCTGCAACCGCGCGGAGCTTTATTCTGGTCACTCCTGATGCTCACCGGACAATGAACACCTATCTTGGTGCCTGTGTCGAACTTGGCCCTGATGATATTAATCCAGACGATATTGCCGCTTCCGCAGTAACTTATATGGAAGGGTATCTTTGGGATCCAGAAGGCGGCAAAGCTGCTTTTCGGAAAGCCGCACAAATCGCACATGAGGCTGACCAGAGAGTATCTCTAACTCTTTCTGACAGCTTCTGCGTTGATCGCTACCGCGAAGAATTCAAATCCTTTATCATTGATGGCGTTGACATTCTCTTCGCCAACGAAGATGAGATTAAATCCCTGTTCCAGACAGATGACCTTCAAGTGGCAATTGATGCAATCCGTCCACATGTAGAGATTGCCTGTGTGACCCGAAGTGCTGAAGGCTCCCTCATCCTGCAAGCAGATGAAAGCATTGAAATCGCCGCTGATCGGAGTATCGAGGTCGTGGATACAACAGGCGCAGGAGATCTTTATGCGTCCGGTTTCCTCTATGGATTTACAAATGGCTTCAGCCTGGCAGAAAGTGGGGCGATTGCCTCTCTGGCAGCTGCGGAAGTTATTAGCCACGTAGGTGCACGGCCTGCAACCAACTTGAAAGAGCTCGTGCAAAGCCGCCTCAAATAA
- a CDS encoding amidase, with translation MDDLIKLTALQAVEKLKAGEVSPLELIDASEKRIQETDGAVNAIPIRCFDRARDHAKRLMAETPEDPKSYLYGLPIAIKDLTAVEGVRFTMGSPIFADQIAAHSDAMVKRLEAHGAIVVGKANTPEFGAGAQTFNEVLGTTTNPWDTTKTPGGSSGGSAAALAAGQVWLAQGSDLGGSLRIPASFTGVVGLRPSPGRCAHGPAALPFGLNSVEGPMGRTVADVALMLDMMVGEDPIDPISLPTPGYSYLDKLSEPCQFGRVAYSPDLGLNPIDSEVAEICEKAARSFQDIAAGVDEDCFDFEGNHDVFQILRAAQFAAAHGPKLETHRDQLKPDVIWNIEAGLKLTANEIGWAHREQGKLFHRAADFFTQYDLLLTPTVMVPPFDHEIRSLSEVNGVKFDNYIAWLAQTYLITNTTCPAISIPCGMTKSGLPVGLQIVGPAHREDLVLQAAHMFEQKHGLQHMVPVDPRP, from the coding sequence ATGGATGACTTAATTAAACTGACTGCCCTTCAGGCGGTGGAGAAGCTCAAGGCAGGAGAGGTATCCCCGCTTGAACTGATCGATGCTTCGGAAAAACGAATTCAGGAAACCGATGGCGCTGTAAATGCCATTCCAATCCGGTGTTTTGATCGCGCGCGGGATCACGCAAAACGGTTAATGGCGGAAACACCCGAAGATCCGAAATCCTATCTTTATGGATTACCGATTGCCATTAAGGATCTGACTGCGGTTGAAGGCGTTCGCTTTACCATGGGGTCCCCCATTTTTGCAGATCAGATCGCGGCGCATTCCGATGCCATGGTCAAGCGGTTAGAAGCGCACGGAGCAATCGTCGTTGGCAAGGCCAACACACCAGAATTTGGCGCGGGCGCCCAGACGTTTAATGAGGTTTTAGGTACAACGACAAACCCGTGGGATACGACAAAAACACCTGGCGGCTCATCCGGTGGATCTGCTGCGGCGTTGGCTGCTGGTCAGGTTTGGCTTGCACAGGGAAGCGATCTGGGTGGAAGTCTCCGAATTCCAGCCAGTTTTACAGGGGTTGTTGGACTTCGCCCCTCCCCAGGTCGCTGTGCGCATGGCCCAGCTGCATTGCCTTTTGGTCTGAACTCTGTTGAGGGGCCTATGGGGCGGACAGTCGCAGATGTCGCCTTAATGCTGGATATGATGGTTGGTGAAGACCCCATAGATCCGATTAGTCTGCCCACCCCTGGTTATTCTTATCTGGATAAACTCTCTGAGCCTTGTCAGTTTGGTCGTGTCGCTTACAGTCCGGACCTCGGTCTCAATCCAATCGATTCAGAGGTTGCAGAAATTTGTGAAAAAGCCGCCAGGTCTTTTCAGGATATTGCGGCAGGAGTTGATGAGGATTGCTTTGATTTTGAGGGCAATCATGACGTCTTCCAGATCTTACGAGCGGCTCAGTTTGCGGCTGCTCACGGGCCGAAACTTGAAACCCACCGGGATCAACTGAAGCCGGATGTTATTTGGAATATTGAGGCTGGGCTGAAATTAACCGCCAATGAGATTGGTTGGGCCCATCGGGAGCAGGGTAAGCTCTTCCATCGGGCAGCAGATTTCTTTACCCAGTATGATCTTTTGCTGACACCAACGGTGATGGTCCCTCCCTTTGATCATGAAATTAGATCTCTATCAGAGGTAAATGGCGTCAAGTTTGACAATTATATTGCCTGGCTGGCACAGACTTATCTGATAACCAATACGACTTGTCCTGCTATTTCCATCCCTTGCGGGATGACAAAATCGGGATTACCTGTTGGTTTGCAGATTGTTGGGCCTGCCCATCGGGAAGATCTGGTTTTACAGGCCGCCCATATGTTTGAGCAGAAGCATGGTTTACAGCATATGGTCCCGGTGGATCCAAGACCTTGA
- a CDS encoding EI24 domain-containing protein: MISAINKALMQLTDPAFRSVIVKSLIYAIVAQILTFIVILQLAGLIPATDWDWLNSIIEVMSGVGALVVAVIIFPLAMSAVIGIFLDDIADAVEEKHYPQDQPSRDIPLWSSIYDALKFFAVILACNIVVLPLYLIPVINLFVYYLLNGYLLSREFFQQVAVRHHEMKVVNRLRKIGNMEIFLTGVAIAFCMTIPILNLIVPIIATATMVHLYKKRAHSSSGRALMNVS, translated from the coding sequence TTGATCTCGGCAATTAATAAAGCTTTGATGCAACTGACGGATCCGGCATTCCGCTCCGTTATCGTAAAATCATTGATCTATGCCATTGTTGCGCAGATCCTGACCTTCATCGTCATTCTGCAATTGGCGGGATTAATACCTGCAACGGATTGGGATTGGCTAAACAGCATCATTGAAGTTATGAGCGGCGTCGGTGCATTGGTGGTTGCTGTGATTATCTTCCCTCTGGCTATGAGTGCGGTGATCGGGATTTTCCTAGATGATATCGCTGATGCCGTAGAAGAAAAACATTACCCTCAGGATCAGCCGTCACGTGATATCCCGCTTTGGTCCAGCATCTATGATGCGCTCAAGTTTTTTGCGGTTATTTTGGCCTGCAACATTGTGGTGCTGCCGCTCTATCTGATACCGGTCATCAATCTCTTTGTTTATTATCTGCTGAATGGATATTTGCTGAGCCGCGAATTTTTTCAACAGGTTGCCGTGCGCCATCATGAGATGAAGGTTGTCAACCGGCTGCGGAAGATCGGCAATATGGAAATCTTCCTGACAGGCGTAGCTATCGCGTTTTGCATGACAATTCCGATCCTGAACTTGATCGTTCCCATAATCGCGACAGCAACAATGGTTCATTTGTATAAGAAGCGGGCTCATTCCAGTTCTGGTCGAGCCCTTATGAATGTCTCATGA
- the nth gene encoding endonuclease III: MKKADIEEFFRRMSEANPEPKGELDYVNPFTLLVAVVLSAQATDVGVNKATGPLFAVADTPEKMLALGEDTVRDYIKSIGLYKTKAKNVIKLCEALIRDHNSEVPQTREELEKLAGVGRKTANVVLNIAFGQPTIAVDTHLFRLGNRTGIAPGKTPLEVEKKLEKRIPKAYLRHAHHWLILHGRYVCKARKPDCPACIVEDLCKFKGKTTSA; the protein is encoded by the coding sequence ATGAAAAAAGCGGACATCGAAGAATTCTTTAGACGAATGAGCGAGGCAAATCCAGAGCCCAAAGGGGAACTGGATTATGTCAATCCGTTTACCCTGCTGGTTGCTGTCGTGCTCTCAGCCCAGGCAACAGACGTTGGGGTCAACAAAGCCACCGGTCCGTTATTCGCTGTTGCCGATACACCAGAAAAAATGCTGGCGCTCGGCGAGGACACGGTTCGCGACTACATCAAATCCATTGGTCTTTATAAAACCAAAGCTAAAAACGTGATCAAACTCTGTGAAGCCTTGATCCGCGATCACAATAGTGAAGTCCCCCAAACGCGGGAAGAGTTGGAAAAACTAGCTGGAGTGGGACGAAAAACGGCTAATGTGGTCCTCAATATCGCCTTTGGCCAGCCGACAATTGCGGTGGATACTCATCTGTTTCGCCTTGGAAATCGAACCGGCATTGCGCCCGGCAAAACCCCGCTGGAAGTTGAAAAGAAGCTGGAAAAACGAATTCCGAAAGCCTACTTGCGCCACGCCCATCACTGGCTGATCCTACATGGACGTTATGTTTGCAAGGCAAGGAAACCGGACTGCCCGGCATGCATTGTCGAAGATCTTTGCAAATTTAAGGGTAAAACGACCTCAGCTTAG
- a CDS encoding DUF2244 domain-containing protein, translated as MDNGSIESTREGDHYSLFLHPHRSLSDRGFFIFMACLCGISFVAGMAFVLMGAWPVFGFFGLDVLLIYWAFKANFKSAKRVQIIEIKDGQLIFRSIDPKGRSKDVQFDAYWCRVKQQEDRLYIACRSEIIEFGQFLIPDEKDDVAEELKMALHRYRNPVYA; from the coding sequence ATGGATAACGGCTCGATTGAAAGCACACGTGAAGGCGATCACTATTCGCTATTCTTACATCCGCATCGGAGTTTGAGTGATAGGGGTTTCTTCATTTTTATGGCCTGCCTTTGCGGGATTAGCTTTGTCGCAGGAATGGCATTCGTCCTGATGGGCGCATGGCCCGTCTTCGGCTTTTTTGGGTTAGATGTTCTGTTGATCTATTGGGCTTTCAAGGCCAACTTCAAATCAGCCAAACGGGTTCAAATCATAGAGATCAAAGACGGACAGTTAATATTCCGGTCGATTGATCCCAAAGGCAGAAGCAAGGATGTTCAATTTGATGCTTACTGGTGCCGGGTTAAGCAGCAGGAGGATCGACTTTATATTGCTTGCCGCTCAGAGATTATTGAATTTGGACAGTTCTTGATCCCGGATGAAAAAGACGATGTGGCGGAGGAGCTGAAAATGGCGCTCCACCGGTATCGGAACCCCGTATACGCTTAA
- the dapB gene encoding 4-hydroxy-tetrahydrodipicolinate reductase has product MKIGIVGCGGRMGRMLVKQVTQTKGCTVCGGTEPKGSPFLGEDIGKLAGLDDLGVTVSDDPSALFDEADAVIDFTSPKATISHAKLAAEKNKILVIGTTGLTNEEQAEVTAAGNAGATIVQGANMSLGVNLLAQLTKKVASILDEDFDIEILEMHHHHKVDAPSGTALLLGKAAAAGRGVEHDAVADRGRDGITGSRKRGDIGYAVLRGGNVVGDHTVMFAAENEIIEISHKAGDRAIFARGAVRAALWANGKPAGNYDMIDVLGLGD; this is encoded by the coding sequence ATGAAAATCGGTATTGTCGGATGTGGTGGACGCATGGGCAGAATGCTGGTCAAACAGGTCACTCAAACAAAGGGCTGCACCGTTTGTGGCGGCACCGAACCCAAAGGGTCTCCTTTCCTTGGTGAAGATATCGGTAAACTTGCCGGTCTTGATGATCTTGGCGTTACCGTATCTGATGACCCATCCGCCCTGTTCGATGAGGCCGATGCGGTTATTGATTTCACCTCCCCAAAAGCCACAATTTCTCATGCAAAACTAGCCGCAGAGAAAAACAAAATCCTGGTGATTGGTACAACTGGCCTGACCAACGAGGAACAGGCTGAGGTAACAGCGGCGGGCAATGCAGGAGCGACGATTGTTCAAGGCGCGAATATGAGCCTCGGGGTTAATTTGCTGGCTCAACTGACCAAGAAAGTAGCATCCATTCTAGACGAGGATTTCGATATCGAAATCCTAGAAATGCATCACCACCACAAAGTCGATGCCCCTTCTGGAACAGCTTTACTCCTCGGCAAGGCAGCGGCAGCCGGACGTGGTGTCGAGCATGACGCCGTAGCTGATCGAGGACGAGACGGTATTACCGGCTCTCGGAAACGCGGCGACATTGGCTATGCGGTTCTTCGGGGTGGCAATGTGGTCGGAGACCATACAGTTATGTTTGCTGCTGAGAACGAAATTATTGAAATTTCGCATAAAGCCGGTGATAGAGCCATCTTCGCGAGAGGCGCCGTCAGGGCTGCGCTTTGGGCCAATGGCAAGCCAGCTGGCAATTATGACATGATAGATGTCCTTGGCTTAGGGGATTAA
- the dnaJ gene encoding molecular chaperone DnaJ, whose translation MEKRDYYEVLGASKDADAAALKKAYRKMAMQYHPDRNPGDPEAEAKFKEINEAYEVLGDEQKRAAYDQYGHAAFEGGMGAGGMGGMGGMGAGGFSDIFEDLFGDFMGGRRSGGSNGQRRGSDLRYNMEISLEEAYHGKETEIKIPTSVECDECDGSGAAEGSSPTNCGTCQGHGKVRAQQGFFTIERTCPTCHGQGRVIEKPCKKCRGEGRVHKEKTLAINIPAGVDDGNRIRLSGEGEMGLRGGPPGDLYIFLTVSDHRIFQRDGQNLHCRVPIPMTTAALGGEVEVPTLDGARAKVSITAGTQSGRKFRLRGKGMPIMNSSENGDMYIHTIIETPVNLTKRQKELLKEFEAESKDGHNPESEGFFSRVKDFLADLKE comes from the coding sequence ATGGAAAAACGTGACTATTATGAAGTTCTGGGGGCCTCAAAGGATGCCGATGCAGCGGCACTGAAGAAAGCCTACCGGAAAATGGCCATGCAATATCATCCGGATCGGAATCCGGGCGATCCTGAAGCTGAGGCCAAGTTCAAAGAAATCAATGAAGCCTATGAAGTCCTTGGTGATGAGCAGAAGCGTGCTGCTTATGACCAATATGGACATGCTGCCTTCGAGGGCGGCATGGGTGCCGGCGGAATGGGCGGTATGGGTGGCATGGGAGCTGGTGGCTTCTCTGACATCTTCGAAGATCTCTTCGGTGATTTCATGGGTGGACGTAGATCCGGTGGCAGCAATGGACAGCGCCGCGGCTCAGATCTTCGATACAACATGGAAATCTCCCTGGAAGAGGCATATCACGGCAAAGAAACTGAGATTAAAATTCCAACCTCGGTTGAATGCGATGAATGTGACGGCAGCGGTGCTGCTGAGGGATCCTCACCCACCAATTGCGGAACCTGCCAGGGACACGGAAAAGTACGCGCTCAGCAAGGCTTCTTTACAATTGAACGCACCTGCCCGACTTGTCATGGTCAAGGCCGTGTCATTGAAAAGCCTTGTAAAAAGTGTCGCGGTGAAGGCCGTGTCCATAAGGAGAAAACTCTCGCCATCAATATCCCAGCCGGTGTAGACGATGGAAATCGTATTCGACTGTCTGGCGAGGGCGAAATGGGACTTAGAGGTGGCCCTCCAGGCGATCTCTATATTTTTCTGACGGTTTCCGACCATCGGATTTTCCAGCGGGATGGACAGAACCTGCATTGCCGGGTTCCAATCCCCATGACAACCGCAGCCCTTGGTGGCGAGGTTGAGGTTCCGACACTCGATGGTGCACGTGCCAAGGTCTCCATTACTGCTGGTACGCAATCGGGACGGAAGTTCCGCCTGCGGGGCAAAGGTATGCCGATCATGAATTCCTCTGAAAATGGGGATATGTATATCCACACCATTATTGAAACGCCGGTCAATCTGACAAAACGTCAGAAAGAGCTTCTGAAAGAGTTCGAAGCCGAAAGCAAGGATGGTCATAATCCGGAAAGTGAAGGCTTCTTCTCCCGGGTCAAAGACTTCCTGGCGGATCTCAAAGAATAA